From Cricetulus griseus strain 17A/GY chromosome 1 unlocalized genomic scaffold, alternate assembly CriGri-PICRH-1.0 chr1_0, whole genome shotgun sequence, a single genomic window includes:
- the Tmod4 gene encoding tropomodulin-4 isoform X2: MSSYQKELEKYRDIDEDEILRTLSPEELEQLDCELQEMDPENMLLPAGLRQRDQTKKSPTGPLDRDALLQYLEQQALEVKERDDLVPFTGEKKGKPYIQPKREIPAEEQITLEPELEEALSHATDAEMCDIAAILGMYTLMSNKQYYDAICSGEICNTEGISSVVQPDKYKPVPDEPPNPTNIEEMLKRVRNNDKELEEVNLNNIQDIPIPVLSDLCEAMKTNTYVRSFSLVATKSGDPIANAVAGMLRENRSLQSLNIESNFISSTGLMAVLKAVRENATLTELRVDNQRQWPGDAVEMEMATVLEQCPSIVRFGYHFTQQGPRARAAQAMTRNNELRK; encoded by the exons ATGTCATCCTATCAGAAGGAACTGGAGAAATACAGAGACATAGATGAAGATGAAATCCTAAGGACCTTGAGCCCCGAGGAGCTAGAACAGCTGGACTGTGAGCTACAAGAAATGGACCCTGAG AATATGCTCCTGCCAGCTGGACTGCGACAACGTGACCAGACAAAGAAGAGCCCAACGGGGCCACTAGACCGAGATGCCCTATTGCAGTACCTGGAGCAACAGGCACTAGAAGTCAAGGAGCGTGATGACTTGGTGCCCTTCACTGGCGAGAAGAAGG GCAAACCCTATATtcagcccaagagagaaattcCAGCAGAGGAACAGATTACGCTGGAGCCCGAGCTGGAGGAGGCACTGTCCCACGCTACAGATGCGGAGATGTGTGACATTGCAG CGATCCTGGGCATGTACACGCTGATGAGCAACAAGCAATACTACGATGCCATCTGCAGTGGAGAAATCTGCAACACTGAGGGCATCAGCA GTGTGGTACAGCCTGACAAATATAAGCCAGTACCAGATGAACCCCCAAATCCCACAAACATTGAGGAGATGCTAAAGAGAGTGCGGAACAATGACAAGGAGCTGGAGGAAGTAAACCTCAACAATATACAG GACATCCCGATACCTGTGCTAAGTGACTTATGTGAAGCGATGAAGACTAATACCTATGTCCGGAGTTTCAGTCTGGTGGCCACAAAGAGTGGTGACCCCATCGCCAAT GCGGTGGCGGGCATGTTGCGTGAGAACCGTAGTCTCCAGAGCTTGAACATTGAATCCAACTTCATCAGCAGCACAGGGCTCATGGCTGTGCTAAAGGCAGTTCGGGAAAATGCCACTCTCACTGAGCTCCGTGTAGACAACCAG CGCCAGTGGCCTGGTGACGCAGTGGAGATGGAAATGGCCACTGTGCTAGAGCAGTGTCCCTCTATTGTCCGCTTTGGGTACCACTTTACACAACAAGGACCACGAGCTCGGGCAGCCCAGGCCATGACCCGGAACAATGAGCTGCGTAAGTAA